Genomic window (Paraglaciecola psychrophila 170):
TTGACCTAGGCTTGGACCGACTGTGCGCTCTTCAATAATTTGAATCGGTGCAATCAAAGCCCCTGCTCTTAATAGTAATGCTAAGTCATAAGCTTCTTGCGGAGAGTCTAATCCGGTCGTTTCAAACTGATTTCCGAACACACCGTTGATAGTAGCGACACTAATGACACGCCTTTCTTCTTCAAAAATAAGCTTGTCGTCTGCGTCTCTCTCACCGGTGGTTTTAAATTCAATAAAAACCACCGCCATAGGTTTGCCCACTGCACGTTTAGTGAAGTTAAGCATCTTGGCGCCACCTTTGGAGTCAAGTGATATAGATACCTTGGGCATACCATATTGATCGACACCGCTGTTGGCATCGATAATTGAACTACCGGCCACTATGACTTGTTTCTTAAGTAACTGCGGACCGCCTTTGTCATAAGGTAACAATTCAGATCCAGCAGGCACGCGGCCATTAATGGCATCACGCACGTCATGTTCAAGGTCTACTTCACGATATTCTAGGGTAGCTGTAGCGTTCAAAATTTCTTTGGCTTTGGCTGTGTCTTGAATACCCGGTAGTTGCACAACGATGCGGTCAGGCCCTTGCTTTTGTACTGTTGGGTCAGACACACCTAATTGGGTTACCCTATTACGAATAATAGTGATGTTTTGCTTTACCGCGTAATCGCGAGTCTCAGCTAGTTTTTGATCAGACATATTGGCAAAAATAACTAAACCAGTTCTTTCAACAAACACTAAGTCACGATTACGGTTTTTAAGGAAGAACTCTGCACTATCGAGTGTTTCTTGATCGCGAAAATAAATTTCGACCCCGTCATCCAGTTGTTTTACTGTACGGTAACGAATACCTTCATCACGTAATGCGGTTTTAAAATCTCCCGCCATATCTTGTAACGTTTTAGACAGAGCTGATTTCATATCCACTTCCATTAGAAAGTGAACACCACCTCGTAAGTCCAAACCAAGTTTCATTGGTGTACCACCCAAACTTTCTAGCCAATCTGGTGTGTCAGGTGCCAAGTTCATAGCAACAATATAATTATCACCTAAAGCTTTATCGATTTTTTCGCGAGCCACTAACTGGGTATCAGAGTCCTTCAAACGAATAAGTATTTGATCGTTTTCTAGCACAATACTTTTACTGGATATATTAGCAGCAGCAAGTTCAGCTGTGACTTTTTCGACTACAGCAGCATCAAGAACCGCATTTTTTCCTGCAGATATTTGCACTGCATGATCTTCGCCATACAAATTCGGAGTGGCGTATAAAGCACAAATGCCGATCACGAAGACCACCAAAAAGTACTTCCATAGCGGAGTTTGATTTAACACAAGAAATTCCTTCCGTTCTTCCAATAAAAAAGGGGCTTTACGCCCCTATTCGCTATCTATATTTAGATAGCCTTCATAGTACCTTTAGGCAGAACCGCTGAAACGGCTGACTTTTGAATAACGATATTAGTCGTATCATTCAAGCCAATTTCGATAAAATCTTTTTCATCAGATACTTTTATGATTTTACCGACCATGCCGCCTTGAGTTAACACTTCATCACCTTTACTTAAGGAGGTGACTAAGTTTTTGTGTTCTTTAACACGCTTAGCTTGTGGGCGATAAAGCATAAAGTAAAAAATCAAACCAAACACACCCAGCATGATCAACATTTCAAAACCACCACCGGCTGATCCACCAGCATCTTGCGCGTAGGCATTGGATATAAATAAACTCATAATTTCCCCTAATTTTTGTAAGTTTTAATTGTATTAATGCCAGTCAGCTTTTCAGTTGAGGCACAGGCATATCTTTTAGTGCATAGAATTCGGCAACAAATGCATCGAGTTCGTTAGCGGCAATGGCATCTCGCAAACCCTGCATTATACGTTGATAATAACGTAAATTATGAATTGTATTTAAGCGTGCGCCAAGTATCTCATTACATTTGTCCAAGTGGTGTAGATATGACCGAGAATAATTTTTACAAGTGTAACAATCACATTTTTCATCTAATGGACCAATATCAGTTTTATGTACCGCATTCCTGATCTTGACCACGCCACTGGTAATAAACATGTGTCCATTACGAGCATTACGCGTGGGCATCACACAATCGAACATATCAATACCACGGCGTACCGCTTCTACGATATCTTCGGGTTTACCGACCCCCATCAAATAACGAGGTTTGTCAGCAGGAATTTGATTAGTCGTGTGATCCAGTACTTTTATCATTTCGTCTTTTGGCTCACCAACTGATAAACCGCCTATGGCATACCCATCAAAACCGATATCTTCCAATCCTTGCAACGATACATCACGTAAGTCTTCGTACATACCGCCTTGGATAATACCAAACAACGCAGATGGGTTATCACCATGTTCTTCCTTACTACGTTTTGCCCAGCGCAAAGACAACTCCATAGACACCTTAGCTTCACTTTCCGTCGCTGGATAAGGCGTACACTCATCAAATATCATCACAATATCTGAGCCTAAATCACGTTGCACCTGCATCGATTTTTCTGGTGTAAGAAGGATTTTTTCGCCATTGATAGGTGAACGGAAAGTCACACCTTTTTCAGTGATCTTACGTAAGTCCCCCAAGCTAAACACCTGAAAACCGCCTGAGTCAGTCAGAATAGGTTTGTCCCAATGCATAAAATCGTGCAAATCACCGTGTTGTTTGATGATGTCTGTACCCGGACGCAGCATAAGATGGAAAGTATTGCCTAAACAGATATGCGCACCTGTCTCGTCTAACTCTTCTGGTGTCATGCCTTTTACCGTACCGTATGTACCCACTGGCATGAAAGCCGGTGTTTCGACCACACCACGCTCAAAAATCAACCGGCCACGGCGAGCTTTACCGTCTGTATTATCTAATTCAAATTTCATTAATTATCTCAGCTTACCGAAAAACAGTCCGATGGCGAAACTGGATGCTAATTATGTGCGTACATATTTGAATGCAACGCACTATTTAGCAAGCCATGCTTAAAAACGATGCGAGATTATATACGAATCAGTCTTAGGTTTGAAAACTTATCATCGTTAATTTGAGCTTCATTCGATAACTTAGATACCTGACACGATTTAAACCTTGGAATCAGCAGGTGCATCGACAGTGACATAGGCCTACTCTGCATACACTATTACGAGGACGCAATAAGTTAAACAACACCACTACCAACATCACTAACATAGTGGTTAAAAATCAATTATATTAGATAGCCTTAGTAAAAAGTTAATCATTCACCTTGGCTAAATCACATGATAAACAATCAGTTAGATTACTTAGACAACTCTGAAACAACGCCAAAAACTGAGCCTCCCACGTTCTTCAAGAAATACTGGCCACGTTTGCCAACGCAGATTATTCCTTATCTACGTCACAAGTTTTCACAACTGACTCTATCCCAATGGATGTACTTGTTTGCCTGTTTATTGTTACTGGTTAACGTTGATCAAGACATCAAACAGGACTCTGAATTATTGTGGGTAGGAGCTATTGCCGGAGTGGGGCTGATTAGAGAGCTTTGGCATGTGTTTAATCGCATCTGGGAGCACATGTTAGGTAAAGCCCTAATATTGGTGTTGTACGCCGCAACAGCTAATTTTGCTTTGGCTATATCAGCCCTTAAAATTAATGTTATTACGGGTATCGAACCTGGTCCTTTTATTTTTACATTAGGGTTTGCCACCCTGATTATGCTGCCGTTTTGGCTATTATTGAGCTCCATCATGTTTTTTTCTGTAGCTTTGGTTACTGGCAACTTGTGGCTAGTAATCGGGGTTCTGCTACGTCCATTTGGCGTCAAAATCAAAATACATTGGGAAGACAAAACATTTGTTTTAATTACCATGATACTCAGGCTGATATTGATCCCTTACGTGATCATGGCAATTTTTTTTATGATCGTGCCCTACGCCCAGCAAATAGAGCTGTTTGAACAACCTATTGCAATGCTCAAGAAGTCTTCATCAGACGAGAGACATCAACAAGACAAACTTGACGAGCAAATAGTATTGGGCGAAACAGCGTCTAAAAACGTCAGACTCACCTTCAACAACAGTCCGTTTAACTTACCAGTAGACGAACAAGGTCATATAAAGTGGTTAGACAAATTGATTGCAGGCTTTATTTATCACTTTGAAACGTACCCCAAATCAGCTTGTATAAAATCTGCTCAGCAACGAAGCTTACCCATAGATGAAAATTCTATTTTACTGGTCACTGAAGACGATTCAGCTTTAGGCTATCGGTTCATGGTTGGCCCATGTGTCGGTAATTACTCTAATGTTGAGTCACCTCAAAAAAACTGATAATGGGATATACAAAAATTAACTAAAGTTACATGGCCTTATTCATTAGATAAATCATCAAGTTAATTCTGTCGAATATTATTTTACATATATTTAAATATGTAAAATCAGTTCCATTAAGTGTGAGAGTAATCTACGCTTAACTTTATAATTTAAGGGGTATCTGGATGGGCAATTGTTAGTATTTTCAACTTTTATTCGTCCCAAAAATCTGTCTCAAAAAATGATGCGCGTGATTTTTTCCATTTATTTAGGTGTAACTTGTCTTATTACAGGTATCCAATTCCTTACCGAATATTTAAAGACTCAAGATTCAATCTTAAGTGAATTGAAACAACTAGAAGAGACTGTCCGAGAACCTATTTCTTCCAGTTTATGGCAATACAACCAGAACCAGCTGGGTGTATTAGTCGCCGGACTCATCAAGATGCCCATTATCGAGGGTGTAGATATTTTCGATAAGCATGCCCAAACGATGATATCTAAGAGGTCCTTCACTCCAGTCTCAGCCCCGACATCCATTTTTGATACAAAAGCAGATTTATCTTGGACACTAAATGATCAACAAATATTTCTTGGGTCGCTGGTACTTTACTCGTCTTCAGAAGTGGTTTTAGATCGAGTTCTATTTGGTTTTTCCTTAATTGCCATTACCGCAATTATAAAATTATCGGTTTTATTTTGGCTGTTTATTTGGGCCTTTGATCGTTATTTGGCACGTCCTTTAAAAGAACTGATGTCGCAAGTAAATGAGGTTCAATTAAACCAAGATGTCAGTAAACGGATTATACTTTCAAACACCGATAGTAACGAACTCAGTCAACTTCAAAATCATATGAATATGATGCTCAGTGCCATTGAGAAGGATCAGCAGCAATTACTAGAAGACGAGCAAGCCAAACGTAATTGGCTAGAGATGGCTGTCGCAAAGCGCACTGAAGAACTGCAAATTTTAAATGAAAAACTCAAAATATTAGCTAAAAATGATTCTTTGACGGGGATTTTAAATCGCGGAAGCTTTTTTGAAGCAGCAGAACATCTGCTGCTACTTTCGCAACGCCGAGAATCGCCTGCCTCTTTTATTTTGATGGATTTAGATAATTTTAAAATCGTGAACGATACCTTCGGCCATTTCAGCGGTGATAAAGTACTGATTCATTTTACACATACCATTCATACCTTTTTGAGAGAGTCTGATCTTTTTGGGAGACTTGGAGGGGAAGAATTTGGCATATTTCTCTCTGATACTGGGATTGATGACGCCTATCAGCTAGCCGATAAATTACGACATGCCATCAGTAATTCAGCTTTGGAAATTGATGGTGAAACAATTACCTATACTGTGAGTATTGGTATTGAGTCTTCCGAGCTAAAAAACATTTCAATTGACGAGTTATTTAAAAGCGCCGATTCGAAACTATATGGGGCTAAAGATAAAGGGCGTAATTATGTCGAAAGATAAAAAAACATTGCTACCTTTATTGTTTATGCTCTTTTTGACAGGTACCAGTACAGCCAATATTTATCACACTAAGACATTAAATGTTTGCTATGACGAGTGGCCCCCGATGACTATGTTTACCTCAGAAGAGTCTGCTGCTCGTGGTGTAGTTATTGATATGCTTGACCAAATATACACATCAAAAGGCTATACCCCTGAATATTTTGAGGTGCCTCTGGCAAGAGGATTAACAATGGTGGCCGATGGTCTGTGCGATATGTTGCCAGAATACGTCTATTCAAAAAATTCAGAAAAAGACTTTGAGTATGCCACCGAAGCAACATTTGTATACACCTCAGCATTTGTTGTCAGACGTGACGACTCATGGGTTTATAATGGTATTCAATCTATTAAAGGTAAACGTATTGCAACGGGTCCGGGTTGGGATTACAGCTCAATGAGTGTCGCTTATCAAAATTATATTGATGATCCAAATAATTCGAATTTAGTTGAACTGATTGCTGGTAAAGATGATGTAGTTGACAGAATACTTCGCATGATTAGAGAAGGTAGAGTCGATTTATATGCGGACAATGATCTCGTACTACAGTATGTTTTGAATCGACTTAATTTAAATGATGACCTAAAAATTGTGCGCCCCGGGTTGGAAAATAAATTAATGGAAATCCCTATTTTTTCAAAAAAAATACCACTTGCTAAAAGGCAGGAACTAATAAAAGTTTGGAATGAAGGTCGCTTGGCGATGAAAGGCAAAAAAGAAAACATGCTGCTAAAAAAGTATAACGTTACATTTGAAGAGTAGCACCCGCAGGTGACCTTCCTGTGTCAGGATTGTTGTCATCGAAAATAAACATGTCATTCCCTGCTTTATTTATCACTTTGATATTTACCTAAAATCAGACCCTACAACCTAGCTTATGTATAAAATAGAATTCGATTTTACTGGTCATTGAAGACAAT
Coding sequences:
- the secD gene encoding protein translocase subunit SecD, which gives rise to MLNQTPLWKYFLVVFVIGICALYATPNLYGEDHAVQISAGKNAVLDAAVVEKVTAELAAANISSKSIVLENDQILIRLKDSDTQLVAREKIDKALGDNYIVAMNLAPDTPDWLESLGGTPMKLGLDLRGGVHFLMEVDMKSALSKTLQDMAGDFKTALRDEGIRYRTVKQLDDGVEIYFRDQETLDSAEFFLKNRNRDLVFVERTGLVIFANMSDQKLAETRDYAVKQNITIIRNRVTQLGVSDPTVQKQGPDRIVVQLPGIQDTAKAKEILNATATLEYREVDLEHDVRDAINGRVPAGSELLPYDKGGPQLLKKQVIVAGSSIIDANSGVDQYGMPKVSISLDSKGGAKMLNFTKRAVGKPMAVVFIEFKTTGERDADDKLIFEEERRVISVATINGVFGNQFETTGLDSPQEAYDLALLLRAGALIAPIQIIEERTVGPSLGQENIDLGTKAIVYGFIAVLIFMLIYYKKFGFVANIALTLNLVMIIGVMSMFPAAALTLPGMAGIVLTVGMAVDANVLIFERIREEVKDGRSPQQAIHYGYDSAFSTILDANITTFLVGLILFAVGTGPIKGFSITLMIGIITSMFTAIIVTRVIVNAWWGGRRLTKLSI
- the yajC gene encoding preprotein translocase subunit YajC, with product MSLFISNAYAQDAGGSAGGGFEMLIMLGVFGLIFYFMLYRPQAKRVKEHKNLVTSLSKGDEVLTQGGMVGKIIKVSDEKDFIEIGLNDTTNIVIQKSAVSAVLPKGTMKAI
- the tgt gene encoding tRNA guanosine(34) transglycosylase Tgt; this encodes MKFELDNTDGKARRGRLIFERGVVETPAFMPVGTYGTVKGMTPEELDETGAHICLGNTFHLMLRPGTDIIKQHGDLHDFMHWDKPILTDSGGFQVFSLGDLRKITEKGVTFRSPINGEKILLTPEKSMQVQRDLGSDIVMIFDECTPYPATESEAKVSMELSLRWAKRSKEEHGDNPSALFGIIQGGMYEDLRDVSLQGLEDIGFDGYAIGGLSVGEPKDEMIKVLDHTTNQIPADKPRYLMGVGKPEDIVEAVRRGIDMFDCVMPTRNARNGHMFITSGVVKIRNAVHKTDIGPLDEKCDCYTCKNYSRSYLHHLDKCNEILGARLNTIHNLRYYQRIMQGLRDAIAANELDAFVAEFYALKDMPVPQLKS
- a CDS encoding ABC-2 family transporter permease, with the translated sequence MINNQLDYLDNSETTPKTEPPTFFKKYWPRLPTQIIPYLRHKFSQLTLSQWMYLFACLLLLVNVDQDIKQDSELLWVGAIAGVGLIRELWHVFNRIWEHMLGKALILVLYAATANFALAISALKINVITGIEPGPFIFTLGFATLIMLPFWLLLSSIMFFSVALVTGNLWLVIGVLLRPFGVKIKIHWEDKTFVLITMILRLILIPYVIMAIFFMIVPYAQQIELFEQPIAMLKKSSSDERHQQDKLDEQIVLGETASKNVRLTFNNSPFNLPVDEQGHIKWLDKLIAGFIYHFETYPKSACIKSAQQRSLPIDENSILLVTEDDSALGYRFMVGPCVGNYSNVESPQKN
- a CDS encoding GGDEF domain-containing protein; translation: MLVFSTFIRPKNLSQKMMRVIFSIYLGVTCLITGIQFLTEYLKTQDSILSELKQLEETVREPISSSLWQYNQNQLGVLVAGLIKMPIIEGVDIFDKHAQTMISKRSFTPVSAPTSIFDTKADLSWTLNDQQIFLGSLVLYSSSEVVLDRVLFGFSLIAITAIIKLSVLFWLFIWAFDRYLARPLKELMSQVNEVQLNQDVSKRIILSNTDSNELSQLQNHMNMMLSAIEKDQQQLLEDEQAKRNWLEMAVAKRTEELQILNEKLKILAKNDSLTGILNRGSFFEAAEHLLLLSQRRESPASFILMDLDNFKIVNDTFGHFSGDKVLIHFTHTIHTFLRESDLFGRLGGEEFGIFLSDTGIDDAYQLADKLRHAISNSALEIDGETITYTVSIGIESSELKNISIDELFKSADSKLYGAKDKGRNYVER
- a CDS encoding substrate-binding periplasmic protein, whose translation is MSKDKKTLLPLLFMLFLTGTSTANIYHTKTLNVCYDEWPPMTMFTSEESAARGVVIDMLDQIYTSKGYTPEYFEVPLARGLTMVADGLCDMLPEYVYSKNSEKDFEYATEATFVYTSAFVVRRDDSWVYNGIQSIKGKRIATGPGWDYSSMSVAYQNYIDDPNNSNLVELIAGKDDVVDRILRMIREGRVDLYADNDLVLQYVLNRLNLNDDLKIVRPGLENKLMEIPIFSKKIPLAKRQELIKVWNEGRLAMKGKKENMLLKKYNVTFEE